The proteins below come from a single Serratia ficaria genomic window:
- the mltD gene encoding murein transglycosylase D, whose product MKAKAIFLASVLLVGCQSSRQDAPAPEQHAQSLSSAGQESEAGEYTANGRASSARWLDNNSPAAQQNLWNFISDELKMEVPENSRIREQKRKYLKNKSYLHDVTLRAEPYMYWIVGQIKKRNMPMELVLLPIVESAFDPHATSSANAAGLWQIVPQTGRNYGLKNNQWYDGRRDVVASTTAALNMMQYLNRMFNGDWLLTIAAYNSGEGRVMKAVKANKRQGKPTNFWALSLPRETSIYVPKMLALSDIVKHSKKYGVNLPKTDETRALARIDVGQQIRLTQAAEMAGLSVTKMKAYNPGYKKGVTAPNGPHYIMVPKGNADQLKDSLADGQIAVTQPTTQLAKNSGLTGGSSYKVRSGDTLSGIAKRLNIKTSDLQSWNNLRAKSALKVGQTLQVASNTGSNSSITYQVRQGDSLASIARRHGVDINDVMRWNSTLGKGNSLQPGLKLTLFVDNKMTPDT is encoded by the coding sequence ATGAAGGCTAAAGCGATATTTCTCGCCTCAGTCTTGCTAGTGGGGTGCCAGTCGTCCAGGCAGGACGCGCCGGCTCCAGAACAGCATGCACAGAGTTTGTCTTCGGCAGGTCAAGAGAGTGAAGCAGGAGAGTACACAGCGAATGGTCGAGCGAGCTCGGCGCGGTGGCTAGATAATAATAGCCCGGCCGCACAGCAGAACCTGTGGAACTTCATTAGCGACGAGCTGAAGATGGAGGTTCCGGAAAATTCCCGGATCCGTGAACAAAAAAGAAAGTACCTAAAAAATAAGAGCTATCTCCACGATGTAACATTACGGGCAGAGCCGTACATGTACTGGATAGTCGGGCAGATTAAGAAACGCAATATGCCGATGGAACTGGTACTGCTACCCATAGTGGAGAGCGCTTTTGACCCCCACGCCACGTCAAGTGCCAACGCCGCAGGGCTATGGCAAATCGTGCCGCAGACGGGTCGCAATTATGGTTTGAAAAACAATCAGTGGTATGACGGGCGACGCGATGTCGTAGCCTCGACGACCGCTGCGCTTAACATGATGCAATACTTAAACCGTATGTTTAACGGCGACTGGTTACTGACCATTGCCGCTTATAACAGCGGTGAAGGTCGCGTGATGAAAGCGGTTAAGGCAAACAAACGCCAGGGTAAGCCAACCAATTTCTGGGCACTGTCGCTTCCGCGTGAAACGTCGATTTATGTCCCGAAAATGCTGGCGCTGAGCGACATCGTCAAACACAGCAAGAAGTACGGCGTCAATCTTCCGAAGACGGATGAAACCCGTGCGCTGGCGCGTATCGATGTCGGGCAGCAAATACGGTTGACTCAGGCGGCTGAGATGGCTGGGCTTTCGGTCACCAAGATGAAGGCTTACAACCCAGGCTACAAGAAAGGCGTTACGGCACCCAACGGGCCCCATTACATCATGGTTCCCAAAGGAAATGCCGATCAGCTGAAAGACTCGCTGGCCGATGGCCAGATCGCCGTGACTCAGCCAACCACCCAGTTGGCGAAAAACAGCGGTCTGACCGGCGGCAGCTCGTATAAAGTTCGCTCCGGCGACACCTTGTCGGGCATTGCGAAGCGGTTGAACATCAAGACCAGCGATTTGCAGAGTTGGAACAACTTGCGCGCCAAGAGCGCCTTAAAAGTTGGGCAAACCCTGCAGGTGGCCAGCAATACCGGCAGCAACAGCAGCATCACCTATCAGGTTCGCCAAGGTGACTCGCTGGCCAGTATCGCACGTCGTCACGGCGTCGACATTAACGACGTGATGCGTTGGAACTCGACGCTCGGCAAAGGCAACAGCCTGCAGCCCGGTCTGAAGCTGACCCTGTTCGTCGACAACAAAATGACGCCGGACACCT
- the gloB gene encoding hydroxyacylglutathione hydrolase, protein MNLISIPAFQDNYIWLLDDRRGHCVIVDPGEAQPALDALRRLQLTPDAILLTHHHQDHVGGVAQMVAQYPGLPVYGPQETADKGANHIVRDGETFEINGRRYATIAVPGHTLGHVAFYSAPYLFCGDTIFSAGCGRLFEGTAQQMHDAFQQLAQLPDNTLICCAHEYTLSNLKFARAILPQDREIETYQQHVEALRAKGQPSVPTTLQLERKINLFLRCHDTDLQNKLGFNSPPKSLHSVFSELRLRKDNF, encoded by the coding sequence ATGAATCTTATCAGCATTCCCGCCTTCCAGGACAATTACATTTGGTTATTGGATGACCGGCGGGGCCACTGCGTGATCGTCGATCCGGGCGAGGCGCAGCCGGCGCTCGACGCTTTGCGGCGCCTGCAGCTGACGCCGGATGCGATTCTGCTGACCCACCATCATCAGGATCACGTCGGCGGCGTGGCGCAGATGGTGGCGCAGTATCCTGGCCTGCCGGTATACGGCCCGCAGGAGACGGCCGACAAAGGGGCGAATCATATCGTCCGCGACGGCGAAACCTTCGAAATTAACGGCCGCCGATACGCCACCATCGCGGTTCCCGGGCATACCCTGGGCCATGTGGCATTCTATAGCGCCCCTTATTTGTTCTGCGGCGACACGATTTTCTCCGCCGGCTGCGGCAGATTATTTGAAGGCACGGCGCAGCAGATGCACGACGCATTTCAACAACTCGCGCAACTTCCCGATAACACCTTAATTTGCTGCGCGCATGAATATACTCTTTCAAATCTTAAGTTTGCACGGGCTATTTTGCCGCAAGATCGAGAGATTGAAACATATCAACAACATGTTGAAGCGTTACGGGCAAAAGGCCAACCCAGCGTGCCGACCACGCTGCAATTAGAGCGAAAAATTAACCTTTTCTTACGCTGCCATGACACTGATTTACAAAACAAATTAGGCTTTAATTCACCGCCAAAAAGCCTTCATTCGGTTTTTTCCGAATTACGCCTGCGGAAAGATAACTTCTGA
- a CDS encoding class I SAM-dependent methyltransferase has product MKPAHTLQKLTGPRSWAELPWGEYYREALERQLQPWWPKLFGFHLLKLGTLSAGLATDKCAISHQVNVGLEGEGLQVIADAYRLPFAAKSVDACLLAHTLSYADDPHRLLREVDRVLIDDGWLVVSSFNPFSLLGLGKLVPGLRHRQPYASRMFTQMRLLDWLSLLNYEVLHQARFHVLPWHRKGGKFLCTHLPALGTMSVIVARKRTLPLTPTPMKMGARKPSLSRAVGATKSYRKLP; this is encoded by the coding sequence ATGAAACCAGCCCATACTCTACAAAAGCTCACCGGCCCACGGTCATGGGCCGAGCTGCCGTGGGGGGAATACTATCGTGAGGCGCTCGAGCGGCAGTTGCAACCCTGGTGGCCAAAGCTGTTCGGTTTCCACCTGCTGAAGCTCGGCACCCTCAGCGCCGGCCTGGCGACGGACAAGTGCGCCATCTCGCATCAGGTCAACGTGGGCCTGGAGGGCGAGGGGCTGCAGGTGATCGCCGACGCCTATCGGCTGCCGTTCGCCGCCAAGTCGGTCGATGCCTGCCTGTTGGCGCATACGCTGTCCTATGCGGACGATCCGCACCGGCTGCTGCGCGAAGTTGACCGGGTGTTGATCGACGACGGCTGGCTGGTGGTCAGCAGCTTCAATCCGTTCAGCCTGCTGGGGTTGGGCAAGCTGGTGCCCGGGTTGCGCCATCGCCAACCCTACGCCAGCCGCATGTTTACCCAGATGCGGCTGCTGGATTGGCTCAGCCTGCTGAATTACGAGGTGTTGCATCAGGCGCGGTTTCACGTGCTGCCGTGGCACCGTAAGGGCGGCAAGTTTTTGTGTACTCATCTGCCGGCGCTGGGAACCATGAGCGTGATCGTGGCGCGCAAGCGCACTTTGCCGCTGACGCCGACGCCGATGAAGATGGGGGCGAGAAAACCGTCTCTCAGCCGCGCGGTGGGCGCGACCAAGAGTTACCGCAAACTGCCTTAG
- the rnhA gene encoding ribonuclease HI: MLKQVEIFTDGSCLGNPGPGGYGAILRYKQVEKTFSAGYRLTTNNRMELMAAIVALEALTAPCEVVLSTDSQYVRQGITSWIHNWKKRGWKTADKKPVKNVDLWQRLDLAIQRHTIKWEWVKGHAGHPENERCDVLARDAAGNPTQADVGYKPEA, from the coding sequence ATGCTTAAACAGGTAGAAATTTTCACCGACGGCTCCTGCCTCGGCAATCCCGGCCCCGGTGGTTACGGCGCAATCTTGCGCTATAAACAGGTTGAAAAAACCTTCAGCGCGGGCTATCGCCTGACCACCAACAACCGCATGGAGCTGATGGCGGCGATCGTGGCGCTGGAAGCGCTGACCGCGCCCTGCGAAGTGGTTCTCAGCACCGACAGCCAGTATGTGCGCCAGGGCATTACCAGCTGGATCCACAACTGGAAAAAGCGCGGCTGGAAAACCGCCGACAAGAAGCCGGTCAAAAATGTCGATCTGTGGCAGCGTCTCGATCTGGCCATTCAGCGCCACACCATCAAATGGGAATGGGTCAAGGGCCACGCCGGCCACCCGGAGAACGAACGTTGCGACGTCTTGGCGCGCGACGCCGCCGGCAATCCGACCCAGGCAGACGTCGGCTACAAGCCGGAAGCCTAA